The nucleotide window GATACTCCGGTGACCGGACTTCGCGCAGCGAATCCTTCAAACGCTCGCACCGCGTGGGCCAGAAGGTCCGTGGTCGCATCCTCAGGTGGGAAGACGAAGACCTCGCATGGGTCAACATCGACGGCGACCCGCTTCTGGCGAACATTCCTTCAGGCCCTGCACCGGGGTCTGTGCTCGCATTCAAGGTCATCAGCCTCAACCCGCAGATTCATCTTCAGGCCTTGCACGGCGGTGGCGGCGGCAACCTCGCCCCGGCCCTCACCGGCGTCATGGGGTTCACCAAGGCTCGTCAGACCTTTGAATCCCTGATCCGCCCTCATGCGGCCTCTCTTCAAGACCAACCGCTGGCAGAACGCATCCTCACGCTTACAGAACTGCTCCGAACACCGGAAATCGGCGAAGCGCATGCCCGGGTCCAGACCGCCGTGGACGGCATCAACACACTTGGGGCCGACCGGACGCTCTCCTATACTCCCCTGCTGTTGCCCACAGCCAGGGAGCAGGCCACCTTCGTCAAACGCGGAGTCGGAGAATTCTTTGAAGTGGTCCATGAATTCACGCTCGGAGAGTTTGGTGACTGCCAGCTTGTCTGTCTGCACAAGGGAGAGCGCACCAGTTACCGCATCAAAGTTGGCCGGGCCTTTTACGCAAAGCCGCTGACTCATCTTCTCCAGAAGACCGAAGCACTGCCGGAACACGCCGAATTTCTTGGCGCTGAAGTCCTGACGGGTGCGCCTGGCGGCATGCTTTCACGGTACTTCAGCGGCTGAAGCGGACACATGACATAAAAAAAGGCGACCGGTAACGGCCGCCGATGCATGTCGGGTGTTTAATCGTCGGGGAATATTCCGCGTCGATGCCCCATCTTGGGCGGGTCTTCGTCGTACTCCTTGAGATCGGTCAGGTACTTTTTCCAGCCCGGACACCATTTCGTGTGCCATTCCCAGAACAAGGCCAGAATGCTTGTGGGATCTTTTTCCGAAAATCTCCTGAAACGACATTCGTCGCAGGGAAGCTGCTGCCTTTTGCCCATCTTCTTCCTCCGTCATGAAGTGTTTCGAATTGGTGCCACAGGTTCATACGGTTGCCAAGTCCTGCCGCACGATATATCGTTCCCGAATCGTTATTCTCATGGAGGAAACCATGTCGCGCAAAAAAACAGACGTGCGTCTCTTCACACGACGCGAGGCACTGAAGCTCACAGCCGGAGGAGCAGCCGGATTTCTGACGGGCTGTGCCGTGAATCCGGTGACGGGCGAGCAGCAGTTGATGCTCATTTCCAGAGAGCAGGAAATCGCACTGGACAAGAAGCAGTCACCACACCAGTTCTCCGCCGACTACGGTCCTGTTCAGGATAGCACCGTCAACAATTACGTTTCGAGCGTGGGCAACAGTCTTGCCAGAACCACGCATCGGCCTGACATGCCCTACAGCTTTCGCTGCGTGAACGCCAACTACGTCAACGCTTACGCCTTTCCCGGCGGCAGCATCGCCTGTACCCGCGGCATTCTGCTCAAGCTCGACAACGAGGCCGAACTCGCCGCGCTTCTGGGGCATGAACTCGGCCACGTCAATGCCCGGCACACCGCTTCCCGCGTCAGTTCTTCCATGGCCACGCAGGGGCTGCTGAGCATCGGCGTGGGCGTCATCGCCACCCAGAGCAGCGAACTGGCACCGCTCGCGGCCGGACTCGGCGGTGTTGGCGCGGGCCTCCTTTTGGCAAGCTATTCCCGCGACGATGAACGGCAGGCGGACAGCCTCGGCATGGAGTACATGGACAACGCCGGTTATGACCCGCAGGGGATGGTCGGCCTCATGGACATGCTCAACGGTCTGCACGAGAGCGACCCTTCCTTCGTGCAGCAGATGTTCGCCTCGCACCCCATGAGCTCCGAGCGATACGAGACCGCCGTCACCGAAGCCCGCACCACTTATGGCGGCAAGAAAGGGAAACTTCTGCGGGAACGCTACATGGACAACATCGCCAGCATCCGCAAGGACGAACCCGCCATCAAGGAGATGCAGGACGGCGAGGGAGCCATGAAGAAAAAAGCGTTCGCGGACGCCCAGACGCATTTCGCCAAGGCACTCGACTACGCACCGAACGATTACGCGGGCCTGTTGCTCATGGCCAAATGCAAGATGGCACGCAATCAACAGGAAGAAGGACTGCGCTATGCGGAGAAGGCGAGGCGGATCTACCCGCAGGAACCGCAGGCCATGCACCTGGCCGGAATGCTTCAGCTTGAAGAAGGCAGATACCGTTCCGCTCTGCGAAACTTCCAGTCATACGAAAAGAATCTTCCCGGCAACCCATCCACCATCTTCTTTTCTGGCTACGCATACGAAGCGCTCGGCAACCGGGAAATGGCCGCAAACCACTATTACCGTTACCTTCAGGCGACCCGTGAGGGCGATGCCGCAAAGCATGCCTACTCAAGACTGGACGCATGGGGATATATCAAATAAGCAGACCTGTTTCGGCAGCCTCTCATGTCGGCGCGTCGCGCCCATGACGATTGCAACACGAACAATGGATACAACATGATTGACGAACAACGGCTCATCGACACCTTTTTCGAACTCGTCCGAATCGACAGCCCCTCATTCAGCGAAAACGACGTCGCCGAGCACCTGCGGCCCGTCCTGGAAGAACTCGGCCTGTCCATCACCATGGACAACGCCGGGGACGCCTGCGGCGGAAACTGCGGCAATCTCATCGCCCACTTCAAGGGCAATACCAAAGGTGAAGCCATTGCCTTCTCCGCCCACATGGACTGCGTCCCTCCCTGCCTCGGCGTTGAACCGGTCATGGATGACGGAATAATCCGCTCCAAGGGCGACACGATCCTCGGCGGCGACGACAAGGCAGGCATTGCCGCAATCATCGAAGCCATTCGTCATCTGATCGAAAATGAGATATCTCACCCGGACATCTATGTCGTCTTCAGCATCGCCGAAGAATCGGGGATGCACGGGGCCAAGAACCTCGATCTCAAGAAGGTCCCGGCCAAACGGTTCGCCATTCTGGACTGCTCCGGACCTGTGGGGACCATCATCACCCGCTCTCCAGCCAAGATCGATATCACCGCGACCTTTACCGGCCGCGCCGCACACGCCGGTTTCGAGCCGGAAAAGGGCATCAGCGCCATCAATATGGCCGCGGACGCCATCCTGCGCATGAAACTGCTGCGCGTGGACGAGGATACCACCGCCAACGTCGGGTCCATTCAGGGAGGCAGTGCCATCAACATTGTTCCGGAAAGCTGCTCGCTCCATGCTGAGACCCGTTCATATGATCCGGAAAAACTTCAGGCTCAGGTGGATCATATGAAGGAATG belongs to Desulfovibrio oxyclinae DSM 11498 and includes:
- a CDS encoding M48 family metalloprotease, whose protein sequence is MSRKKTDVRLFTRREALKLTAGGAAGFLTGCAVNPVTGEQQLMLISREQEIALDKKQSPHQFSADYGPVQDSTVNNYVSSVGNSLARTTHRPDMPYSFRCVNANYVNAYAFPGGSIACTRGILLKLDNEAELAALLGHELGHVNARHTASRVSSSMATQGLLSIGVGVIATQSSELAPLAAGLGGVGAGLLLASYSRDDERQADSLGMEYMDNAGYDPQGMVGLMDMLNGLHESDPSFVQQMFASHPMSSERYETAVTEARTTYGGKKGKLLRERYMDNIASIRKDEPAIKEMQDGEGAMKKKAFADAQTHFAKALDYAPNDYAGLLLMAKCKMARNQQEEGLRYAEKARRIYPQEPQAMHLAGMLQLEEGRYRSALRNFQSYEKNLPGNPSTIFFSGYAYEALGNREMAANHYYRYLQATREGDAAKHAYSRLDAWGYIK
- a CDS encoding M20/M25/M40 family metallo-hydrolase; this encodes MIDEQRLIDTFFELVRIDSPSFSENDVAEHLRPVLEELGLSITMDNAGDACGGNCGNLIAHFKGNTKGEAIAFSAHMDCVPPCLGVEPVMDDGIIRSKGDTILGGDDKAGIAAIIEAIRHLIENEISHPDIYVVFSIAEESGMHGAKNLDLKKVPAKRFAILDCSGPVGTIITRSPAKIDITATFTGRAAHAGFEPEKGISAINMAADAILRMKLLRVDEDTTANVGSIQGGSAINIVPESCSLHAETRSYDPEKLQAQVDHMKECCRTAADNYGGEVSLETDQLYPALNVPQDSAMLQEAISACESLGVKPSLESSGGGSDANILAGRGIDVINLGIGMTSAHTTDEHIAVEDLIGSAMLVAELMKS